CTCAAGTATCAATCGGTAACCATCAAGCTGTGCAATATAAGTCGATAACTCAGTGAAACAAACTAAGATTAGAGGAACAGCTAAGTTTATGCACTCAAACCAGCCCAATTCTTAAAAGCAATAAGTGCTTCCATCTTCCTAAAGTTCCTCTTCCTCAGCTTTGATACTCTGAGCTTCTTATGGGTCTCCATGAAAGCTTGCTTGTACCTCCACTTATCGACaaatatcttcttctcctttgcctTTTCTACAACTTGCATAACAGCATCAAAGAAACCCCCCTTAACCAAAGCATACAAGAATGCATCCACCAAGTTGCTATCAAACTTGACAGACTTTTCCCCACTGGAGGGTATCCGTTTCCTAACTTCTGTCCACAGGATCAAGACACTAAAATATTTCTCTGCTGATGTGTACCCATTGATAAGAGACAAGTAGGTTTGATCATTAGGTTCAAATTGAAGAAACACCATCCTTCTGAAGGTCCGTCTCGCATCCTCTAGCCTCCCGATCTTACAGAAGGCATGAATAATTGAATTCCAGTCATGGGTACCCACTTCAACTCGTGGGTCCTCGACTACCTCATCCAGGAATGCTGCCATTAGTTCAGGCCGGTGATTCTCAGTTAAAGCTGTCATTATAGTCAAGTAACTACTCTTTAAATCGTGTATTCTCACCTCCCTCATGTCCCTAAACAGAGAAAAAGCTGACTGAAAATCTTGGCTTGACATGGCTGCCTCTATCAAAGCATCATAGCTACTGGCATCCAACTGAAGCCCTGAAGCACTGATCTCAGTAACCAATTGAGCAGCCTCACTTGTTCGATGCTCTTTGCAGTAAGCCTTCAAGATAGACACGTAAACCCCAAGGCCAATAGAACCTCCCAGAGCATTCATCTCATCCAAAATGCTGTGTGCTTTATCTAATAAACCAAGATTAACACATGCATTCACAATTCCAAACCCAACAGAGCTGTCAATACTGATCGAAGAAGACTCCAACTTCTGAGCTTCAATAATCAACTTCGCTAAATCCTTGACACCTCCCTTTTGAAGAAAGCCCTTCACAATCCCACCATAAGTTTCTTCTGCCAAATTTGAAtcttttccctctccctcttgcaAACTACGCAGTACAGTTGCAGAGACAAATTCTAAACTCACTGATTTCAAATAACCATTAATCAGATTAACGTAAAATGTTCTTTTTGATGGAAAATTGAAACCATCCATCAGCTTCTCCAATTCAGCGATCTTTTTTTCAAGCCCCTTCAGTGCATACAGGTATGCAAGAAATCCAAAACTAGATTCGTCTGGTTTTACACCCAGGAGAGACATGGTCTCCAAAACTTTTTGGGCATCACTCACGGATCCTAGATCATAACAACACCCCTCCAGGGCAGCATTACAAGCGATCAACTCAGGCTTCATGTAGTCCAATTTTTCATCCACGGCGATCCTACAGTTCTCATTAAAAACCCGTAAGAACGCAACAAAGCTACCATTTTTTCTGCTAATTTCAATAAGCACGGGTCCCCAAAgactaaaaggaggaaaaaccCTGTTCTTAAACATAGATTTGATTAAGGAAAACGCAGGGGCAGCAGTGTTCGCAGTCTTCATGGACTGTAACAGGATCTTTATGGTTTCGAAAGAAATTGATTGTGGGTTCTTCTCTAATAAAAATATCACAGAAGCAAAAGCCCTCTTGAGATTATGAACGTCTTTCAGAAAAGATAAGTGGGTAATGAGGGAGTTGGAGAGATGCTTACTCGGCAAGGTTGAGTTGCTTGTGAGGATCTTGAAAGATTTCCACGCCTCATCGGTATTTTGATTGTCCAGTGAGGTTTGGAGATTGAACTCTAGGGCATCTTTGTCATCTAGCGCTAGGGTTTTCGGGGTTGAACcttgggttttgggtgtagatgGAGCTGCCGGGGTTTTCTTCAGGGCAAATATAGAGGGTTGGAGGAAGGAATAAAGAGTGGGAATTTCAGGTGAAGATGAATACTGTCTTAGTAAGGGTAAGGAAAGTGAACCTCTCCACATCTTCCCTTTTGTGTCTCCCTCTGTAAACACTTGAGTGTAAACAGGTCAGTAGCTCTGCATCTTCGGCTCTATTCTAGTATTCCTGGAGCACAACTGGCCATTGTTGTCGCTCTATTCGTGTCTtgacacctcctcatccatgcCCATCTGAGACTGAGTTCGAATTGCCTCCGGTCACCGCCGTCTACGTCAGAGAAATCATCCAACGCCTCGGTTCAATCGGGT
The window above is part of the Macadamia integrifolia cultivar HAES 741 unplaced genomic scaffold, SCU_Mint_v3 scaffold_18A, whole genome shotgun sequence genome. Proteins encoded here:
- the LOC122071138 gene encoding pentatricopeptide repeat-containing protein At1g69290, whose protein sequence is MWRGSLSLPLLRQYSSSPEIPTLYSFLQPSIFALKKTPAAPSTPKTQGSTPKTLALDDKDALEFNLQTSLDNQNTDEAWKSFKILTSNSTLPSKHLSNSLITHLSFLKDVHNLKRAFASVIFLLEKNPQSISFETIKILLQSMKTANTAAPAFSLIKSMFKNRVFPPFSLWGPVLIEISRKNGSFVAFLRVFNENCRIAVDEKLDYMKPELIACNAALEGCCYDLGSVSDAQKVLETMSLLGVKPDESSFGFLAYLYALKGLEKKIAELEKLMDGFNFPSKRTFYVNLINGYLKSVSLEFVSATVLRSLQEGEGKDSNLAEETYGGIVKGFLQKGGVKDLAKLIIEAQKLESSSISIDSSVGFGIVNACVNLGLLDKAHSILDEMNALGGSIGLGVYVSILKAYCKEHRTSEAAQLVTEISASGLQLDASSYDALIEAAMSSQDFQSAFSLFRDMREVRIHDLKSSYLTIMTALTENHRPELMAAFLDEVVEDPRVEVGTHDWNSIIHAFCKIGRLEDARRTFRRMVFLQFEPNDQTYLSLINGYTSAEKYFSVLILWTEVRKRIPSSGEKSVKFDSNLVDAFLYALVKGGFFDAVMQVVEKAKEKKIFVDKWRYKQAFMETHKKLRVSKLRKRNFRKMEALIAFKNWAGLSA